A DNA window from Ficedula albicollis isolate OC2 chromosome 28, FicAlb1.5, whole genome shotgun sequence contains the following coding sequences:
- the LOC101821953 gene encoding AN1-type zinc finger protein 5-like, with the protein MAQETNQTQVPLLCTTGCGFYGSPRTNGMCSVCYKEFLQRQQSSDRISPPAPSGPSSSPMAPEPIAGQRAEGDSTPEDAKASAQTPVTHQMTAMSISREETSNETEEFSKTDEASSASASSGTLLEISENTAEGKTASEKPKPKKNRCFTCRKKIGLTGFDCRCGNLFCAIHRYSDMHACPYDYKAEAAEKIRKENPIVIAEKIQKL; encoded by the exons ATGGCTCAGGAGACGAACCAGACGCAGGTGCCTCTGCTGTGTACCACAGGCTGCGGCTTCTACGGCAGCCCCCGGACCAACGGGATGTGCTCCGTGTGCTACAAGGAGttcctgcagaggcagcagagcagtgaccGGATAAGCCCTCCAG CACCCAGtggtcccagcagcagccccatggCTCCCGAGCCGATCGCAGGACAGCGTGCcgagggagactccacacctGAGGATGCAAAGGCCAG CGCTCAGACTCCTGTGACCCATCAGATGACAGCCATGAGCATATCCAGAGAGGAAACTAGCAACGAGACAGAGGAATTCAGCAAGACAGATGAAGCCTCATCAGCTTCTGCCTCATCAG GTACCCTGCTTGAGATATCTGAGAACACGGCTGAGGGCAAGACGGCTTCGGAAAAACCGAAACCGAAGAAGAATCGCTGCTTCACCTGCCGGAAGAAGATTGGGCTGACTG GCTTCGACTGCCGCTGCGGGAACCTGTTCTGTGCCATTCACCGGTACTCTGACATGCACGCCTGCCCCTATGACTACAAGGCAGAAGCTGCCGAGAAGATCCGCAAGGAAAACCCCATCGTTATCGCCGAGAAGATCCAGAAGTTGTGA